The genomic window GGCAATGGAGGCGGAGGCCATCGGCTCGATATCGAAGTGCGCGAACCAGGCATCCACCGGCTGCTGATACTCCGCCTCGATGATGGCGCGTGCCTCCTCACCCGGGAACGGCGGCACACGGTCCTGCAACCGGGCGAGCTCGGCGGCGATATCCGGGGGCAGCAGGTCACGGCGGGTGGAGATGATCTGACCGAACTTCACAAAGATCGGGCCGAGGTCCTCCAGCGCCGTGCGGATCCGCTCGCCCCGCGGGCGCTGACGGCGCTCGAACCAGGTCCAGGGCATGAATACGCGCAGGAAGCGGAATGGCCGGAACCAGCGGGTCGCGAACAGCACCTCGTCGAGGCCATGGCGCAGTAGCACGATATTGATCTGTGCCAGGCGGAGCAGCAGTCGTGCGCGTCGGATCATGACTGCCCCCCGCGGCGCTCGAGGCGTCGCAGTCGGGCGTCGAGGCGATCGACATCCTCGCGGACGTGATCGACGTCCGCCAGAAAGTGCCGTACCTCGATGGCGGTGGGCAGCCAGCGGCGTTCCTCGGTGGCGAGCTCGACGGCGTTGCGCAGCAGGGTGTCGGCACTGCGGCGACTCCAGTGACTGCCCTCACGCAGGCCGGTGGCCATTCGGGCGGCACCCGCCTCGCCGACTAATTGCGCCAGCTGCGCCTCGAGGTCGACATCGAGCTCACTGAACAGCGTGCGCACCTCTTGAATGGTGCCGATATCGCCGCGGAATGAGACATCACGGCTGCGTCGGCCGCGCGACAGGATCAGCCCGGTCAGGCCGGCGAGTGAGGCCTCGAGTACGACATCGCAGTCGTTCATGTCGGTCGCATCATTGATGAGAGTGAGTTCCGCCTCGCTGAACGCGACCCGCAGCGCCACCGCTGGTTCGGTC from Spiribacter curvatus includes these protein-coding regions:
- a CDS encoding ubiquinone biosynthesis accessory factor UbiJ, translated to MSTEWLPLGLIETGINRILQLDPVTPERLAPLDGRELGLRLTEPAVALRVAFSEAELTLINDATDMNDCDVVLEASLAGLTGLILSRGRRSRDVSFRGDIGTIQEVRTLFSELDVDLEAQLAQLVGEAGAARMATGLREGSHWSRRSADTLLRNAVELATEERRWLPTAIEVRHFLADVDHVREDVDRLDARLRRLERRGGQS